One genomic segment of Hydrocarboniclastica marina includes these proteins:
- a CDS encoding DUF2797 domain-containing protein, translating to MGCAPGGDGPVGYVLKVGQQRIDGNALLDRQLRLEFLGRILCRNCGRVTRKSFNQGHCFPCFRKLASCDNCIVSPEKCHHHLGSCREPAWGESFCMQPHLVYLSNSSGLKVGITRQTQAPTRWLDQGAESALPLYRTRTRYLAGLVEVAAKAHVADRTNWRAMLKGSPDPVELERERERVRELLNSDITALTQEHGHDAIVDLDDAPASWSYPVERWPEKVSSHNLDKNPVLEGRLEGIKGQYLIFDCGVINIRKYTAYEVALAESVVEAG from the coding sequence ATGGGCTGCGCTCCTGGCGGTGACGGTCCGGTCGGATATGTGCTCAAGGTCGGGCAGCAGAGGATCGACGGCAATGCGCTTCTGGATCGTCAGCTTCGGCTGGAATTCCTGGGGCGGATACTCTGCCGCAACTGTGGCCGCGTTACCCGCAAGAGCTTTAATCAGGGGCACTGTTTCCCCTGCTTTCGCAAACTGGCGAGCTGCGATAATTGCATCGTCAGCCCAGAGAAGTGCCACCATCACCTCGGCAGTTGCCGTGAGCCGGCCTGGGGCGAGAGCTTCTGCATGCAACCGCACCTGGTCTATCTATCAAACAGCTCGGGCCTGAAGGTGGGCATCACCCGCCAGACCCAGGCGCCGACACGCTGGCTCGACCAGGGTGCGGAGTCAGCGCTGCCGCTTTACCGCACGCGTACCCGCTATCTCGCCGGGCTGGTGGAAGTTGCGGCAAAGGCCCATGTGGCCGACCGGACCAACTGGCGCGCGATGCTCAAGGGCTCGCCTGACCCGGTAGAGCTGGAGCGGGAGCGGGAACGCGTGCGGGAGCTGCTGAACAGCGATATTACCGCCCTCACTCAGGAGCACGGGCACGACGCAATTGTTGACCTGGATGACGCGCCGGCTTCCTGGTCTTATCCGGTCGAGCGCTGGCCGGAGAAAGTCAGCTCACACAATCTCGATAAAAATCCGGTACTGGAGGGTCGCCTGGAGGGCATCAAGGGGCAATACCTGATTTTTGACTGCGGAGTGATTAACATCCGTAAGTACACTGCCTATGAAGTGGCGCTTGCTGAGTCCGTCGTGGAGGCGGGCTGA
- a CDS encoding efflux RND transporter permease subunit, translating into MSNSKHDKGEHYILTPKAEPFLERVIFNNRLVILIGFLLLTGFLGYNAVQIKPDASFERLIPLEHPYIVNMLDNRDDLANLGNFVRIAVEVEEGDIFNAEYMRALQEITDEVFYLEGVNRSGLKSLWTPNVRWVEVTEEGFQGGTVIPDTYDGSPAELEKLRQNVLRSGEVGSLVADNFKSAIIYAPLYEQNAQGESLSYADFSRRLETQIREKYEEKYPNVEIHIVGFAKKVGDLIEGIGAIGGFALITIILTTVLLFWYSRCIAGTLVPVFTAIVAVFWQLGLLRLLGYGLDPYSVLVPFLVFAIGISHGVQIVNAMAAEAAKGFDPLTSARLAFRQLYIPGMLALVSDAIGFLTLLLIQIDVIRDLAVAAGLGVAIVIVTNLVLHPIIMSYIGITKGGVRHVRNQGEGADRKWRIMSYFAHPGVAPVSILIALVGLGAGLYFKQDLKIGDLDQGAPELRQDSRYNLDNSFVIDNYSSSADVMVVMVETPPEQCIAYEVLTAMDNLQWRLENLDKVQSTASLVDVSKIVTRALNEGSFKWYEISPNQGIINATTQRAPDGLINTDCSLTPLMVFLEDHRADTLEEVVEVVEQFAAENDTDQHRFLLAAGNAGVEAATNQVISRAKDMMLILVYSVVAILCLITFRSWRATLCVLIPLGLTSVLGEALMAQLGIGVKVATLPVIALGVGIGVDYGIYIYTKFERFLLEGKTLQEAYYETLRSTGKAVIFTGATLALGVVTWIFSPIKFQADMGILLFFMFLWNMVGAIWLLPALARFLLRPEKMVAAARARKD; encoded by the coding sequence ATGTCTAACAGTAAGCACGACAAGGGCGAGCACTACATATTGACCCCAAAGGCAGAGCCGTTCCTGGAGCGCGTCATTTTCAACAACAGGTTGGTCATTCTGATCGGCTTTTTGCTGCTGACAGGCTTTCTGGGGTACAACGCCGTCCAAATCAAGCCTGACGCGAGTTTTGAGCGTCTGATCCCGCTGGAACATCCCTACATCGTCAACATGCTCGACAACCGCGACGATCTTGCCAACCTCGGCAACTTTGTTCGTATTGCCGTAGAGGTCGAAGAGGGGGATATCTTCAATGCCGAGTACATGAGGGCATTGCAGGAGATTACCGACGAAGTATTTTACCTGGAGGGCGTCAATCGCTCCGGTCTCAAGTCCCTGTGGACGCCTAACGTGCGTTGGGTCGAAGTGACCGAGGAAGGGTTTCAGGGCGGCACGGTGATCCCGGACACCTACGACGGTTCTCCGGCTGAACTGGAAAAGCTGCGCCAGAACGTGTTGCGGTCGGGGGAAGTCGGCAGCCTGGTCGCGGACAACTTCAAGTCGGCCATCATTTATGCACCGCTTTACGAGCAGAATGCCCAGGGCGAGTCGCTGAGCTATGCTGACTTTTCACGGCGTCTTGAAACCCAGATTCGCGAAAAGTACGAGGAAAAATATCCGAACGTTGAAATCCACATTGTTGGGTTCGCCAAGAAGGTTGGGGATCTGATCGAGGGCATTGGGGCGATCGGCGGCTTTGCTCTGATAACCATCATCCTGACGACGGTCCTCCTATTCTGGTACTCGCGGTGTATCGCCGGCACACTCGTACCTGTGTTCACGGCCATAGTTGCCGTGTTCTGGCAGCTCGGGCTGCTACGGCTGCTGGGTTACGGTCTCGACCCTTACTCGGTGCTGGTGCCCTTCCTCGTCTTTGCAATCGGCATCAGTCACGGCGTTCAGATCGTCAACGCAATGGCGGCTGAAGCGGCCAAGGGCTTCGACCCGCTGACCTCGGCCCGACTGGCTTTCCGCCAACTTTACATTCCTGGCATGCTGGCGCTGGTCAGTGATGCTATCGGCTTCCTGACCCTACTGCTGATTCAGATCGACGTCATTCGCGACCTTGCCGTCGCGGCTGGTCTTGGCGTTGCAATCGTAATTGTGACCAATCTGGTGCTGCACCCGATCATCATGTCCTACATCGGCATTACCAAAGGGGGCGTTCGTCACGTGCGCAACCAGGGTGAGGGCGCGGATCGCAAGTGGCGCATCATGTCTTACTTCGCCCATCCTGGTGTTGCCCCGGTCTCGATACTGATAGCGCTGGTAGGTCTCGGCGCAGGGCTTTACTTCAAGCAGGATCTGAAAATCGGCGACCTGGATCAGGGTGCGCCGGAGCTCCGCCAGGACAGTCGCTACAACCTGGATAACAGCTTCGTTATCGACAACTACAGCAGCTCTGCTGACGTCATGGTCGTCATGGTGGAAACGCCGCCGGAGCAGTGTATTGCCTACGAAGTGCTGACGGCCATGGATAACCTTCAGTGGCGCCTGGAGAATCTCGACAAGGTGCAGTCGACGGCTTCGCTGGTTGATGTGTCCAAGATTGTCACGCGCGCTCTCAACGAAGGGAGCTTCAAGTGGTACGAGATATCCCCCAACCAGGGAATTATCAATGCCACGACCCAGCGTGCGCCCGATGGGCTGATCAATACGGACTGTAGCCTGACCCCGCTGATGGTCTTCCTGGAAGACCATCGGGCCGACACCCTGGAGGAGGTTGTCGAGGTCGTTGAGCAGTTTGCCGCCGAGAACGATACCGACCAGCACCGCTTCCTGTTGGCGGCGGGTAACGCGGGCGTAGAGGCCGCGACCAATCAGGTTATCTCCCGGGCCAAGGACATGATGCTGATCCTGGTCTATAGCGTGGTCGCCATACTGTGCCTGATCACATTCCGTTCCTGGCGGGCAACGCTCTGTGTGTTGATTCCGCTGGGCCTGACGTCGGTCCTCGGCGAAGCGCTTATGGCGCAGTTGGGCATCGGTGTGAAGGTCGCAACACTGCCCGTAATCGCGTTAGGGGTCGGTATCGGAGTGGACTATGGGATCTACATCTACACCAAGTTCGAGCGCTTCCTGCTCGAGGGCAAGACATTGCAGGAGGCCTACTACGAAACCCTGCGCTCTACCGGTAAGGCCGTTATCTTCACCGGCGCGACGCTGGCTCTCGGCGTCGTAACGTGGATATTCTCGCCCATCAAATTCCAGGCCGACATGGGGATTCTGTTGTTCTTCATGTTCCTCTGGAATATGGTCGGTGCCATCTGGCTGCTGCCGGCGCTTGCGCGGTTCCTGCTTCGCCCGGAGAAAATGGTAGCCGCTGCAAGAGCAAGGAAAGACTGA
- a CDS encoding WD40/YVTN/BNR-like repeat-containing protein, whose protein sequence is MASPLAAQALLTDAARAGDRLVAVGERGHIVYSDNTGQSWTQAEVPVSTLINAVHFGDEQNGWAVGHGAVILHSSDKGATWQKQFDGYQASKSTIALLEQEIAALEDEIEEAPEEEQEDLEFELEDLMFTLDDARYDADSGPWKPLLDVLFLNGREGFAVGSYGFFFHTEDAGKTWTNLGMALDNPNRSHLNAITRITGGALFIAGEYGLLFRSTDNGATWEALEAPYQGSFFGITGTGNVNEVLAFGLRGNVFRSTDLGRSWTAVELADRQTLMGAGQGRDNKLVLVGNNGLVAVSSNAGQSFRTYIRPDRESLLDVVVRDDGSLLLVGETGAVIAGPDGLNAQKIGSSAR, encoded by the coding sequence ATGGCCTCGCCGCTCGCGGCCCAGGCCTTGCTGACCGATGCAGCCCGCGCTGGCGACCGCCTGGTCGCGGTGGGAGAGCGTGGCCACATTGTGTATTCCGATAACACCGGCCAAAGCTGGACGCAGGCAGAAGTGCCTGTCTCCACACTGATCAACGCTGTTCACTTTGGTGACGAGCAGAACGGCTGGGCCGTCGGCCACGGGGCGGTTATCCTGCATTCGTCCGATAAGGGTGCCACATGGCAGAAGCAATTCGATGGGTACCAGGCTTCCAAGTCTACTATCGCATTGCTTGAACAGGAGATTGCTGCGCTTGAGGATGAAATCGAGGAAGCGCCCGAAGAGGAGCAGGAGGACCTCGAGTTCGAGCTTGAGGACCTGATGTTTACCCTGGACGATGCCCGCTATGACGCTGACAGTGGTCCCTGGAAGCCTCTGCTGGACGTCCTCTTCCTGAATGGTCGGGAAGGGTTCGCCGTGGGCTCGTATGGCTTCTTCTTTCATACCGAGGACGCTGGCAAAACCTGGACCAACCTGGGTATGGCGCTGGATAACCCGAACCGGTCTCACCTCAATGCCATCACCCGGATCACCGGCGGGGCACTTTTCATTGCCGGCGAATATGGGCTCCTGTTCCGATCCACCGATAACGGTGCGACCTGGGAAGCCCTGGAGGCACCTTATCAGGGCTCCTTTTTCGGTATCACGGGCACCGGGAACGTGAATGAAGTGTTGGCGTTCGGGCTAAGGGGGAACGTATTCCGCTCAACAGATCTGGGCCGCAGCTGGACCGCTGTCGAACTGGCTGACCGCCAGACCCTGATGGGAGCCGGGCAGGGCCGCGACAACAAGCTGGTGCTGGTCGGCAACAATGGCCTGGTAGCCGTCAGCTCCAATGCCGGTCAAAGCTTTCGGACTTACATCCGGCCTGACCGCGAGTCGCTGCTGGATGTGGTCGTGCGCGACGACGGCAGCCTCTTGCTGGTTGGTGAAACTGGCGCGGTGATAGCCGGCCCGGATGGATTGAACGCCCAAAAAATTGGTAGTAGCGCCCGTTGA
- a CDS encoding TAXI family TRAP transporter solute-binding subunit, with protein MTLRRLVSYVAISTALGLSAGAATAAPEQQFVTIGTGGVTGVYYPAGGAICQLVNRNRSEHGIRCSVESTGGSIYNLNAIREGELDLAVAQSDWQHHAYSGSSDFESTGPNKKLRSVFSMHPEPFTVVARRGAEIENFKDLEGKRVNVGNPGSGQRATAQVLMEEMGWSEDKFSQTAELKASEMSQALCDNRVDAFFYVVGHPSGSIKEAMTSCDSELVDVDNDAVDRLVEENPYYRSVTIPGDLYGESEDTKTFGVAATIVSSTDVPDEVVYQVVKAVFENFDRFRSLHPAFANLKKSEMVSEALSAPLHPGAAKYYKEVGLLK; from the coding sequence ATGACATTGAGGCGACTGGTTTCATATGTGGCAATCTCAACCGCGCTAGGGCTTTCGGCTGGTGCGGCCACGGCTGCGCCCGAACAGCAGTTTGTCACTATTGGCACGGGCGGCGTCACCGGCGTTTACTATCCGGCCGGCGGAGCGATCTGTCAGTTGGTTAACCGCAACCGTTCCGAGCACGGCATTCGTTGCTCGGTCGAGAGTACGGGCGGCTCGATCTATAACCTCAATGCCATTCGTGAAGGCGAGCTGGACCTGGCCGTTGCACAATCCGATTGGCAGCATCACGCTTACAGCGGTTCCAGCGACTTTGAAAGCACCGGACCCAACAAGAAGTTGCGCTCGGTATTCTCCATGCACCCGGAACCCTTTACGGTGGTCGCACGCCGCGGGGCTGAGATAGAGAACTTCAAGGATCTTGAAGGCAAACGCGTCAATGTCGGCAACCCAGGTTCTGGCCAGCGCGCTACTGCGCAAGTGCTTATGGAAGAAATGGGCTGGAGCGAGGACAAGTTCTCGCAAACCGCCGAGCTTAAGGCGTCTGAAATGTCTCAGGCACTCTGTGACAACCGCGTCGATGCGTTCTTCTACGTGGTAGGTCACCCGTCCGGATCTATTAAGGAAGCCATGACCTCCTGTGACAGCGAACTGGTCGATGTGGACAATGATGCGGTAGACCGGCTGGTTGAAGAAAACCCGTACTATCGCTCCGTGACCATACCCGGCGACCTTTACGGGGAGTCCGAAGACACCAAAACGTTCGGCGTAGCGGCAACCATTGTGTCGTCCACCGACGTGCCCGATGAAGTGGTGTACCAGGTTGTAAAGGCCGTGTTCGAGAACTTCGATCGCTTCCGCAGTCTGCACCCGGCTTTCGCCAATCTGAAGAAGTCCGAAATGGTCAGTGAAGCACTTTCGGCGCCGCTACACCCAGGCGCGGCGAAATACTACAAAGAAGTCGGGCTTCTGAAATAA
- the pepN gene encoding aminopeptidase N, with amino-acid sequence MRTSEPKTIRLKDYREPPFLIDQVDLRVELFEDGARVHSRLDVRRNPSVQPESELHLDGEDLKLEEVTLNGEHLSASRYVVEDSQLTIRDMPDSAVVGVVTWIKPQENTRLEGLYKSSGMFCTQCEAEGFRRITYYLDRPDVMARFRTRIEADLKRYPILLANGNEVDRSPLEEGRHQVTWEDPFPKPAYLFALVGGDLVERHDSFETVSGRNVALRMYVEPRNQEKCDHALAALKRAMRWDEEVYGREYDLDVFMIVAVDDFNMGAMENKGLNIFNSSCVLASPETATDAIYDRIESIVAHEYFHNWSGNRVTCRDWFQLSLKEGFTVFRDSEYSADQGSRTVNRIDSVNMLRTAQFAEDSGPMAHPIRPAEYMEITNFYTVTIYEKGAEVVRMIHSLLGPELFRAGSDLYFERHDGQAVTTDDFVRAMEDASGRDLTQFRRWYDQAGTPELAIEDSYDAASQTYRLSISQSCPPTPGQPEKAPFHLPFELGLLGTDGQDLELQLEGSEPSGRSMVLDITEPRQEFVFTNITARPVPSLLRGFTAPVRLRYPWTRDQLMFLISHDSDGFNRWDASQRLATDVIEALAEGREAEVDARLVSACSALLKNDALDPALVAKMLSLPSLAYLIELTPSADVLKLHQAREQVLTSLARSLRDDLHEVYQRHPAPAAYRYTSEDMAARALRNMALAWLLSINDEQALKLARSQYGQANNMTDRLGALRAVVNSDFAEARQTLLDDFYQQWQADPQVVELWFAVQAASPQAGTLPHIKALMEHAAFDWKNPNKVRSVIGAFAGQNLVNFHAPDGSGYSFLAEQVIRLDPSNPQIAARLVSPLTRWKKFKPETADAMQRALREVMGQPKLSRDTYEIVSKGLS; translated from the coding sequence ATGCGCACCAGCGAACCGAAAACTATCCGTTTGAAAGACTATCGCGAGCCGCCTTTCCTGATCGACCAGGTCGACCTCAGGGTCGAGTTGTTCGAAGACGGTGCCCGGGTTCACTCGCGACTGGACGTGCGCCGCAACCCTTCGGTGCAGCCGGAGTCCGAGTTGCATCTCGACGGCGAGGACCTGAAGCTGGAGGAAGTGACGCTGAACGGGGAGCACCTGTCCGCGTCGCGCTACGTCGTCGAGGACAGCCAGTTGACTATCCGTGACATGCCGGATTCAGCCGTGGTTGGTGTTGTTACCTGGATCAAGCCGCAAGAGAATACCCGGCTCGAAGGGCTTTATAAGTCATCGGGCATGTTCTGCACTCAATGTGAAGCCGAAGGCTTCAGGCGCATCACTTATTATCTTGACCGGCCCGACGTCATGGCGCGTTTTCGCACCCGTATCGAGGCTGATCTGAAGCGTTACCCCATTCTGCTTGCCAACGGCAATGAGGTCGATCGCAGCCCTCTGGAAGAAGGCCGGCATCAGGTGACCTGGGAAGACCCGTTCCCCAAGCCCGCCTATCTCTTTGCCCTGGTCGGGGGTGACCTGGTGGAGCGCCACGATAGCTTCGAGACCGTGAGCGGGCGCAACGTTGCGCTGCGAATGTATGTCGAGCCCCGTAATCAGGAAAAATGTGACCACGCGCTGGCGGCCCTGAAGCGGGCCATGCGCTGGGACGAGGAAGTCTACGGGCGTGAGTACGACCTGGACGTCTTCATGATCGTCGCGGTGGATGACTTCAATATGGGGGCGATGGAAAACAAAGGCCTCAACATCTTCAACTCCTCCTGTGTCCTGGCCAGCCCTGAGACGGCTACCGACGCTATCTACGACCGCATCGAAAGCATTGTCGCCCATGAATATTTCCATAACTGGTCCGGCAACCGGGTAACTTGCCGGGACTGGTTCCAGCTCAGTCTGAAAGAAGGCTTCACTGTCTTCCGGGATTCGGAGTATTCAGCCGACCAGGGCTCCCGGACGGTCAACCGCATAGACAGCGTCAACATGCTCCGCACCGCACAGTTTGCTGAAGACAGCGGCCCGATGGCGCACCCGATACGGCCCGCCGAGTACATGGAGATCACCAACTTCTACACGGTGACCATCTACGAAAAAGGCGCTGAAGTTGTGAGGATGATACATAGCCTGCTGGGCCCGGAGCTTTTCCGGGCCGGCAGCGACCTCTACTTTGAGCGGCACGACGGCCAGGCGGTGACTACAGACGACTTCGTGCGCGCCATGGAGGACGCCTCCGGCCGGGACCTGACTCAGTTCCGCCGCTGGTATGACCAGGCGGGCACGCCTGAACTGGCGATCGAGGACAGTTACGACGCGGCCAGCCAGACCTACAGACTGTCGATCAGCCAGTCCTGTCCGCCGACGCCTGGCCAGCCGGAAAAAGCGCCGTTCCACCTGCCTTTCGAGTTAGGGCTGCTGGGCACGGATGGCCAGGACCTGGAGCTTCAGCTTGAGGGAAGCGAACCGTCGGGCCGATCAATGGTGCTTGATATCACCGAACCCAGACAGGAATTCGTCTTTACCAATATTACGGCGCGCCCGGTGCCGTCGTTGCTAAGGGGTTTTACCGCCCCGGTGCGGCTGCGTTATCCGTGGACCCGTGATCAGCTGATGTTTCTGATCAGCCATGACAGCGACGGTTTCAATCGCTGGGATGCGAGCCAGAGGCTGGCGACCGATGTCATCGAAGCACTGGCTGAAGGGCGTGAGGCCGAAGTCGATGCACGGCTGGTCTCGGCCTGTTCGGCGCTCCTGAAAAATGATGCGCTGGACCCGGCCCTCGTTGCCAAAATGTTGTCCCTGCCCAGCCTGGCCTACCTGATCGAACTGACGCCATCGGCGGATGTGCTGAAGCTGCACCAGGCACGGGAGCAAGTGCTCACCTCGCTGGCCAGATCGCTGAGGGACGATCTACATGAGGTCTACCAGCGCCATCCCGCCCCGGCCGCTTATCGGTACACTTCGGAAGACATGGCCGCTCGGGCATTGCGCAACATGGCACTGGCCTGGTTGCTGAGCATCAATGACGAGCAGGCCCTGAAACTGGCGCGCAGCCAGTATGGTCAAGCCAATAACATGACGGACCGGCTGGGCGCACTGCGGGCTGTGGTCAATTCTGATTTCGCCGAAGCACGGCAGACGCTGCTGGACGACTTCTACCAGCAATGGCAGGCGGATCCTCAGGTGGTCGAGTTGTGGTTCGCGGTTCAGGCAGCCAGTCCTCAGGCAGGCACTCTGCCGCATATCAAGGCTCTGATGGAGCATGCCGCATTTGACTGGAAAAACCCGAACAAAGTCCGTTCAGTCATCGGCGCATTCGCCGGGCAGAACCTGGTGAACTTCCATGCACCGGACGGTTCGGGATACAGCTTCCTCGCCGAACAGGTCATCCGGCTCGATCCTTCCAACCCGCAAATTGCTGCGCGCCTGGTCTCGCCACTAACACGCTGGAAAAAGTTCAAGCCGGAGACTGCCGACGCGATGCAAAGAGCGTTGCGCGAGGTGATGGGTCAGCCCAAGCTGTCACGGGACACCTACGAAATTGTGTCAAAGGGCCTGAGCTGA
- a CDS encoding DUF1329 domain-containing protein, whose product MHNKNWLVGTALLCSLLTSVGHAAVSAEQANRLQGDLTPFGAEREGNASGTIPDWTGGYDDQPAGYEGTGQHHINPFPDDERLFTIDSQNVDLYRDKLSAGTEALIETYPTTFNVQVYETRRTHTAPEHVQKNTQENARRAKLVANGNGIEDAYGGVPFPILSGSNEQMAKQAMWNHLTRWRGIYGVRRSNEVAVQTNGNYSLVSSQQEIFFNFFNPEADADSLENVLFYYLSFTVSPPRLAGGAVLIHETLNQQKEARRAWGYNAGQRRVRRAPNLAYDSPIAAADNLRTADDTDIFNGALDRYNWSYKGVEEIYIPYNTYRLSEKGLPYSEILGVSHINPDLVRWELHRVHVVEANLKDNARHIYQKRRFYIDEDSWSIALVDQYDARGDLWRVSMAMLKNIYELPGVFTTLDVFYDLQARRYHVQGLDTEEPSTRQFTDNVPGSRYFSPFALRRRGVR is encoded by the coding sequence ATGCATAATAAGAACTGGCTTGTGGGAACAGCGTTGCTCTGTTCCTTACTAACGAGTGTCGGTCACGCGGCCGTATCAGCGGAGCAGGCGAACCGGCTACAGGGCGATCTGACGCCGTTCGGTGCTGAGCGAGAGGGTAACGCCAGCGGGACGATCCCGGACTGGACTGGTGGCTATGATGACCAGCCAGCCGGTTACGAAGGTACCGGCCAACACCATATCAATCCGTTTCCGGATGACGAGCGTCTTTTCACGATTGACAGTCAGAATGTCGACCTCTATCGCGACAAACTGAGCGCCGGCACCGAGGCTTTAATAGAGACCTATCCGACGACTTTCAATGTCCAGGTCTACGAAACGCGGCGTACCCATACCGCACCCGAACATGTTCAGAAAAACACCCAGGAGAACGCCCGCCGGGCCAAGCTGGTTGCGAACGGCAACGGCATCGAAGACGCCTACGGCGGTGTTCCCTTTCCGATACTCAGCGGCAGTAATGAACAAATGGCCAAGCAGGCCATGTGGAATCATCTGACGCGCTGGCGCGGCATTTACGGGGTCAGGCGCTCCAACGAAGTGGCTGTGCAGACCAACGGCAACTACTCCCTCGTCTCGTCCCAACAGGAAATATTCTTTAACTTCTTCAATCCTGAAGCCGATGCGGACTCGCTGGAGAATGTTCTTTTCTACTACCTGTCGTTTACCGTCTCACCGCCGCGTCTCGCCGGCGGCGCCGTGCTTATTCATGAGACGCTGAACCAGCAGAAGGAAGCGCGCCGGGCCTGGGGTTACAACGCAGGGCAGCGTCGGGTACGGCGGGCGCCTAACCTCGCGTACGACTCGCCCATCGCCGCTGCAGACAATTTACGGACAGCCGATGATACTGACATCTTCAACGGTGCGCTGGATCGCTACAACTGGAGCTACAAGGGCGTCGAGGAAATCTATATCCCTTACAACACGTATCGGCTGAGCGAGAAAGGGCTGCCTTACTCCGAGATCCTCGGCGTCTCACACATCAATCCCGACCTGGTCCGCTGGGAACTACACCGGGTACATGTGGTGGAAGCGAATCTCAAGGATAATGCCCGCCATATTTACCAGAAACGCAGGTTTTATATCGACGAGGACAGCTGGAGCATAGCGCTCGTGGATCAGTATGACGCCCGCGGTGATCTCTGGCGGGTCAGCATGGCTATGCTGAAGAACATCTACGAGTTGCCAGGCGTTTTTACGACGCTCGATGTTTTCTACGATCTCCAGGCTCGTCGGTACCACGTACAGGGCCTCGACACGGAAGAACCTTCAACACGGCAATTTACCGATAACGTGCCGGGCAGCCGATATTTCTCCCCGTTTGCGCTGCGGCGGCGGGGCGTTCGCTGA